The genomic window AAATCCCACAAGACTCAGGACTGACCTCATCTGCCTATTCCTTCAAGCAAAACATCTGAGAAGAGTTTTGTTAAAtcacttccttttaattttatttttaagctgctTGAAAATGTGGAGAAGCTGCAGCTCTTGAGTGAAAGCAGGCCGACTCCTCCCGTCGCCCTGCAGCCCTGCAGCTTCCCCACCCACACGCTCCCTCCCAGTCAGTCACTCCACGGCCGGCCCATGCTGAGATCCTCCCAGACCGCACGTCTTTGTTCTCGGTTTCGGTTATGAGGCAGGGAGAGCGCCCCAGGGGTGTCAGGGCAGCCTCtcagggaagcaggctgagctcTCTGGTTCAgcctgggagggggcagagatCAGGGAGTGGGCCCTGGGGTTAGGCAGAGAAGGCCAGAGACACTGCAGGCCAGGACTTTGCCAGAGATGGCCCAGGGCCTGCTTCCACGGGGTGAAGGCTCGGACGGCGTCCTGCCACGACCCAACCATCTCTCAGACGAGCACCCCCACTCGGAGGGAAGGCCGGAAAGGCAGGCAGGCGCCCTGGGCCCAACGCGCTCTCAGCTGTCCACGCGCATTTGCGTTTGCTGACCCAGCGGGTGCGGGGGGGAGCGCGAGAACTTACTCCACAGGGCTCGCGGGGCGGGCAGTGGAAGCAGCGAAGAAGAACGCTGGGTCCCTTACAGGGCTCAGAAACTCACCCTGATAGCATCACAAGATCGTCAGAGTCAACATAAACACAGCACTTACCTCTGTATTTGAGACAGCATAAATGCTCCTCTCCAATAAAGCTGACTTTTCGTTTGATTTTGGGAGCAGCAGGGTAGGACTGCATATTTACATCTTTTCTAAGTCCCCACGCACAGCACACAACGTGATTAAACAGGACAGGACAGTCAAGGAGCGCTGACTCTGGGTCACACCCAGACTCCGTGGCTCTAAGTAAGCCATGTGGGTGTCCCGCACAGGCCGGACCCTGTAGTCACGGTCAGCGCAGTCAGACCAGCACTGCAGACTCCATGGACCTGGgtcggggtgggggctgggggagggggtcccaaCAGTCCCTTGGCCTCCGGCTACAACCTTCCTGGCATCAGAGGCCTCAGGTCACAGGATAAAGATTCCCAAGGGGTCTACTCAAGAGTACAGGCATTCTCGGGGCTGACGCGGACACACCACACTCTTCACGGCCCCGAGAGAACCTTTCAGGTCAGACTTGAGAAAATGGGAACATCACAGGGGCTGGTGGCCAGGATAGAAGCAGGTGCACCTGGTGCGCGTCTCATCCTCACCGCCAGCACGAGGGTGGGACCCGTCCGTCCCCCCAGGCCAGCATTATGAAGCCGGGCCAACTCCTCCCCCACCCGCAAGGCCCATGTCCTGTCGCTAAGGCTGTGCTCCTCTGTTGCAGCGCACGGCCCCAGCGAGCAAGACGTCCTGGTCCGACGCCCCGCACGGGCCGCGGTCTACAAAGAGAAGCCCGGGGAGAGCCAGTGAAGGAGAAGCGGCCCCCGCAGATCGAAACTAGACAGGAGCCAGCCGTGATCGGACCGGCGAGAGCAACAGCGCCCACACTGCAAGAAAGAACATGAGTCTTCTCAAGGAGCGGAAACCAAAAAAGCCGCACTACATCCCCAGGCCTCCGGGAAAGCCCTTCAAGTACAAGTGTTTCCAGTGCCCTTTCACGTGCAACGAGAAGTCGCACCTTTTCAACCACATGAAGTACGGTCTCTGCAAGAACTCCATCACTCTGCTGTCAGAGCAGGACCGCGCCCCTAAGTGCCCCAAAGCCAACTCCCTGGACCCCAAGCAAGCGAACCAGCCAGACGCAGCCGCAAAGCCCGCCTCTGCCCAGCCTGTCGCGAGCGGGCTCCCACACTTCGACGCCAAGCTCCAGCAAAGCCTTGCCAAGGACGACGTGAAGGAAAACCTGGACCTGCATGCACGTGGGCCCCAACGGTGCCCAGGACAGAAGCCCGCTCTCCACAAGGAAGCAGCTCCCCTGAGCCCAGCTCCAGAGGCCGGCAGGGGCACCCAGCCCGTTCTGGAAGGCATTGCGCGGCCCTCAGCGTTTGTACCGGTGGGAGAGCACAGACTGAAAGGGCCAGAACGCACGGGGGCTCCTGAGCTGCTGGCACTGCCCAACCCCACGGCCAAAGCCACCTCCTTCCACACCAAGTCTGCATTCCATGCTCCCGGCTACCCGTGGAAAGCCGGCTCGCCTTTCCTCCCACCGGAGTTCGCACACAAAATCCCTGCTACAAAGGGGTTTGGTGCCATTTCCCCTTACATGCAGCCCACGATCCCGGAGTACTCACCACACTTTTACACAGAGCACGGACTGGCCACCATCTACTCACCCTACCTACTCGCCGGGAACTCACCCGAATGCGAGGCCCCCCTGCTCTCCGTCTACGGGGCCCAAGACCAGAGGCACCTGCTGCCTCCCCCGGGGCCAGTCCCGAAGCACTTGAACGCCCCCTCGGCATATGACCATTACAGGTTCTTTCAGCAGTACCCGTCCGGCCTGCCAATTCCTTACGGGTTTTACAGACCGGAGTCTGCGTTCTCCTCCTGCGGTCTCAGACTTCCACCCGTCGTGGGTATTTCCAGAGATCAGAGCTCCCACCTACTGGAAGAAGCCGCCCTGCTCTACCCAGCCTTGAGTCCATCCAAGTCAAGTCCTTCCAGCACCCACAAAAAACACACCGAGTTTGAGAAGGAGAGCCCAACTCCTGAGGCTAAGGATTCCTCCAAAGACGGGCAAAGGGACACAGAGGGAACCAAAATGAGCCCTCGAGCAGGCAGCGCAGCCACAGGCTCCCCGGGAAGGCCAAGTCCCACCAACTTCACACAGACAAGTCAGCCGTGCGCAGAGCTGTGCAGCCTCTCAGACAAGCCAACCTCCAGCGCCCTGGGAAGGCTCCATCAGCCTGAACACAGCCTCACAGCCTTCAAGCCTGTCAAGAAAAGCACAGAGCGCCCACATTCCCAAGCTCCGGAAAACAGAGACGACTCtgcaaaaaggtaagaaaattccattttcaaaatctCCGACGCATGTCTCTGGTTGTGCTCAATCAGCCAACCTCATACATGCTaaaatgctcttcttttttttttttttttttaaagattttatttatttatttgtaagagagagaggagcgagagtgagcacaggcagacagagtgacagaagaggcagagggagaagcaggctccctgccaagcaaggagcccaatgtgggactcgatcccaggacgctgggatcatgacctgagctgaaggcagctgcttaaccaactaagccacccaggcgtccctaaaatgcTCTTCTAAGCAAGGTTCCTATTAAGGcctctctttgcctcttccagcctTGACGCCATGAACGGAGATGCCCCAGCTGAGGCGGGAAGTGCCTCTCGTGGCCCGGAGGCCACACCTTCCAGCCCAGAGGACAGCTCCCGGACAGCTCCGCTGAACCTCTCCAAGAAACCCGAGGCTAGGGCGGCCACGCACAGCCCGGTGTACAAGGACTATGCGGAGCTGCAGGACATGCCCCTGAACCTCTCGGTGAAAGACCCCTGCAACGTCCTGACCCGGAGACCTTCCCTCCACAGCCCACTGCGAGAGGCAGAACCTGCCACCACAGCTGCTCACCACACAGAGACGGGAAGTTCCGAAGATGGGCCAGACCACACCCCGACAGACCAAACTGGCCCGGACGCGCCTGAGGTGCCATCaacagccccagcccctgctgcgAAGGCCCAGGACACGAGAGCGGTGGACAGCAGCGACGAGCAGAAGCAGACGGCAGCCGTGGCCCTCTGCCAACTGGCGGCCTACAGCCCGGGGAACGTCCGGGGGGGCGCCGGGGAGCCCACGGCCCCAGAGTCCACCTGCCAACAAGACGCGCCCACTCCCAGCACCACGGAGAGCCAGGAGGCTCCGTGTGACCTCAGACCCAGAGGGCAAAAGCGGACAAGCCcgagggaggctgggaagtcccagCAAGGAACTAAGAAGACGAAGCAGAGCGACACAGCCAGAGTGTTCACTCTTCGGAAGAGAACACGGGTGTCTTAGTGCCCGGCTCACGGGGAGCAGGCGTGACTTCCAAAGGAGGTCACAACGGCAGCCAATCTGGTTCCTTTGCTCTATCTGGTCAATTCTGACAACgcagttccttttttcttctgagaaagaaagaaagaaaaccatgaacTTCAGTTCATTTTCTGTAAATATTAAGCATAAATATTCAAAAGTGTTTCTACTTTTggttgtaaaaatatttaaatgactcaTACTCTTAAGACTGAGGAGTTAAACACTGCCTTTTGTTTCTGTAAAATGTCAACTGAATACACAGACTAAAAGACAGCTTTTAGGTGTATGCCATCTTAtaggaaagcttttaaaaatacttttcttacaCCTACCTTAGCACTAAAACAAACTGCTTTAACTGTTTTGCTATCAAATCTACTGTGTGTTTTCAAATAAGTaacaattactgaaaaaaaagaaaaaaaaaacacgccAGGAGAAAACATTTCCAGCACTGTCATTAAAGTGCCCTATGTAAAAACTCTGTGATTTGTTGTACGTGAATAACACAAACAACGAGAGGCTATTTATACACATAATTTATTTCCAGTGGGAAAAACAGGCTGCTGGTGCAGCTCCTGCATGTTCTCCTTCCTCGTGATGCTACAGGAAATTTCCCAACTCGTTCAGCCTCACATTCCACTTTCTACAATGATGTATATATTGCTAATTTCCAATAAACTCATAGGTGATTTTAAGAATACGTGAACCCTGTGTGATGCTTTAGTCTGCCGTAACAAACAAAGGCACTGAGAAGGGGAACAAGCTGAGGCAGCCGTTAAACAGAAAATGAGCCCCTGCCCATGCATGTGAGCGTGAGCACGCCTGCGTGTGCGGTCCCCAACAGCAGCCACCACGTCCAGGCACACACACCCGCCTGGCCTCCCCAGGCCTCAGTCCCCATAACTGCCCCCCTGAGAAAAGGCCGTCAGCACCGGCACGCCCCACCCCATGGGCCTGCACGGGACCCCTTCCTCCCAGTTTTCAAGAGGGCCCTGTCCTCTGACAGGTCACCTGAGGCACCTACAAAGGGCCGTTGCGCACGGCCGCGTGACGCTGAAACGTGCCTTCAGAAAACCACATCTGCTGTTACGACACAAACCTGAGGAACGTGTGGCCCCTCACTAGCATCCCAGGGCTCTTTCATTTTCCTACAAGGAACAAAAGTAGGGTACACCTGCTTTCCGGCAAGTCAGCGCCCTCGGGAAGCAAAACCATGCGTGAGAGGAAGCCAGGCGCCCCGCAGACAAGCTCGCCCTGGGCTTCACACAAACGAGCACCTTCCGTGTCAAGGGCCCAGAGATTCTGAGACCACTGTGTTTTACAGCTCACCCAAAAGTGCCAGGCGTCATCTTAAGTGATAAGAAGAGGAACCATGACAGTCAAGGACCGTCCAACCCTCCTGCAACAGTGCCTCATGGGAGGGGGTGCATGCCCCAGGGCTCTcggggaaggcagaggccactCCGACCTGCAGATTTGCACTGTGGAGCTCTGTCTGCCCGCAGCATCACGACTGAGCCCTCCTCATGTAATTGCCCCACAGGCCACATATCACAGTCACGGAGACCCCCGCAGGCCCTCCAGATCTCTCTATAAAAGCAcaatggagggcgcctgggtggctcagttgcttaaccatcagactcttggtttcggctcaggccatcatctcagggtcatgagatcagccctgggtcaggctccccacttagtggggagtctgcttgagattctctctcctcctctctctaaataataatagtaatttaaaatgtacaatggaGTTCTAGATCtttgtaacaaaacaaaacaaaacagtcttgctgatttttttaactATAGTACCTTTCTGTATTCTCTTGTGACCCAACTTAAGAGTTCTAAGTTTTTAatcttaatatataaaaagcaataaaccctcaaaaagataaaaatataatttccctatgacccagcaattccattcctatcTACACAccccaaagaaggaaaaacaaaaactcaggaGGTGTGTGTACACCAATATTCACAACAATATTATTGACAAGTCAAAAGACAAAAGCAACACAAGCACCACTGACAGATGAACAGACAGATAAAACGTGGACTACGATGGACTATTACTCcccatacaaagaaataaagttccggggcacctgggtggctcagatggttaagcgtctgcctttggctcaggtcatgatcccagggtcctgggatcaagccccgcatcaggctccctgctcagcaggaagcctgcttctccctctccctctcctgatgcttgtgttccctctcttgctgtgtctctctctctgtcatataaataaataaaatttttaaaaagagagagagagagagaaataaagttcTGACACATGCTAGAGCATGAATTAACCCTGAAGACCTCTTGCTCCAggaaacaagccagacacaaaaggacaaatcttGTACAACTCCACCTGTGTGGGCACCTACAACAGGCAAActcagagaggcagtcagaggacTGATTCccaggggctgcaggggaggggagaggggagcttGATAGGGACACCATTTCTGTTCAGGATGATGAAGTTTTCAGAAATAATGACAATGGTTGTAGAAAGTGTAAATCTGGTCTATACCACTGAATGATACATTTAAATATAGTCAGCAAGGCGGATGTTGTTACATACATcctataatgttttttaaaaataatataccaaAACCATTAAATCCTGTATCTTCAACAGGTGAACTGCATGTCAGATAAActgtatctcagtaaagctaAAGGGGTTCCTGAATTTGTactgaagaggaaaacaaagtgcTGACAACAAGCCTTCTGAAGAGCCTTCCCAGCAGCCCACAGAAGTCTGCCCCCACCACGAGCTCTACCCTTCACAATGCCACACTCCATAGGGAAAGAGGGCATGTGGGGGTGTGAAATGAAGCACACACACATTAATCAAGGAGAAAAGCACTTTAATTCAGAAGGGCAGGACAACTACTTCACACAATAAGTCAAAGAGTTCTCATGGTatccacttcttcttttttttttttttttaatttatttttaagcaatctctatacccaatgtgaggctcgaactcacaaccccaagatcaagagttgcatgttcttctgactgagacACCTGGGCACCCCGGATTCACTTTTCTTATAGACCAGAGTGTCCAACAGTTGAAAatgcacaaaatttaaaaatcggTGAGGCATGTGGTCCTCAGAACAGACGAGTGCCAGGACCATATCAGAAGCACTGGAGAATGCAACCCCTCCCTGGGCCCAGCTGCTGCCTTGAGAAGTGAGGTACCCAGGCTTGTGGGGAGGGACAAGGTCAGGCGATGTCGGTGCTCTGCATCCCCGAACTGCAGTCACAGCCAGGCCCCACCTACCGAAGCAGGTTGATTCTGGGCTCCACTGTGCCTCCGCCAGGGAGAGAGTGCAGCAGTGCCACTACTGCAGTCCCTTCTGGGACCACGGGACTACCTCTGTGGCTGATTCTGGTCTGACGACCGCAGCCCCATACCCACCCCACAGCACTTGGGTCAGATAATAGCTCTGCCAGCCTTCCTGTTTTCTCTCATGGGCATTTCCCCAATAAGAAGCTCAGATGCCCTAGACTAATGCTGGGGAGCTGGTCAAATGCTAGTTTTTGGATGATGTCAGAGAATATAGCAAAGTAGGGAACTCCACAGATTGGTCCTTCTACCAAAACAACATTAAGCCAGCAAAAATGACAGACTCGACTTGTTCAGAACTCTGAAATCTCGTCAAAAACTTACAGAACCTAGGAGAGTGCTTAGTGaagaaagaaactacaaaatTTCAGCCTTAAGGAAATCTATTAGGTCATACTGGCTGTCTGCAGACTTAATGGAACCAAGACTTCAGTGACCAGACACAACGAGGAATACTGTCATCACAAACAGACTGGAAGAAGTCACTACGTGGACAACGCTCACCTTCAATAAACAACAGCAGCAAAGCCCCAGGGATGGGGGAGACAcctgatttccagagttaccaCATCATAGTATTCAAAATGTCCAGTTtccaacaagaacaacaaaaaaccacaaagcaTATAAACAGAAGAGTATACttacatttcaaaggaaaaaagaaaagcagagaaattgTCCCAGAGGAAGCCCAGACTTTGTACTAAAATCAAAGACTTAAAATCAACTCTCTCAGATATGCTCAAGAGctaaaggaaacaacaacaaaaaaagtccaAACAAGGAAtgtcaataaaaagaaactataaaaagaaaccaacataAACTCTTAAACTggaggacgcctgggtgtctcagtgggttaagccgctaccttcggctcaggtcatgatctcagggtcctgggatcaagtcctgcatcaggctctctgctcggcagggagcctgcttccctctctctgcctgcttctctgcctacttgtgatctctgtcaaataaataaataaaatctttaaaaaaaaaaaaactcttaaactGTAAAACCcagtaacagaaaagaaaacttcaggcaAGCTGTACAACAGCAGACTTAGGCAAGTGGAAGAAGAAACCAGTGAACCTGAAGACAGGGCAACTGAGgagcaaggagagaagaaaaaggaacattagCCCTGGTCACCTCCGGAGCCTACACCAAAAAAGATCACTGTTCCCCAGGCACCATCCTTCCCAGGCAGGAGACAGCTCGGAGACAGCTCGGCTCCCTGAGGCCCCACCAGGCACAGCAAGGGCCTACAAGACAGTTAGCACACATGGAAGATGCCGCCAGTCTGAAGGCAGCCAGCCAGTCAGAGGAAGACCACATGTTACATCTTCTAGATTTTCGGCAACAGCTTGACACGTCTCATTCATgacaccaacacacacaccctcccacTCCAGCAGCTAGTGACCAGTGGCACCTCAACATCATAAGGTATGATGGGCACATCCATGCCAGCCAGTCTCAGGcacaaaaggcagagaaaaggctCTCTGTCCTTCAAGTTAAACTGGCGTTGGAACCACCCAGGCAAGGATTTCACCTTGTCTGTGATACACTCACACACGGAAGACTGGTGAACTTGACTTGATCAAAATGCAGGACTTTGGTGCAAGTGACACCAACCAGAAAGTCAAACACCACCACAGAATGGGGAGAAATACTGCAGATCCTCTATCTAGTGACAGACTTAAATCCAGACTATCAAAAGGGctcacagcaacaacaaaaagacaacccgactttttaaatgagcagatttaaacagatgtttctccaacaaagatatccaaatggccaacacatgaaaagatgctcaacgtcataAATCAGttatgggaatgcaaattagagacacaatgagatgccacttcacacccaccaggAGAAAAGCAAGCGGCGGGGCAGATGTGGAGAGACCGGCGCGCTCGCAGACGCCGCTGATGGGAATGGAAACGGTGCGACCATCCTGGGAGACAATTCGACAGCTCCTCAGGAAGTTAAAGACCGAGAACCACATGACCCAGCAGTCCCACTCCCAGACAGAAACCCAAGAGAAACAGAAtcacatgtccacacaaaaactttcACACAAAGGTTCAAAGCAGTgttgttcataatagccaaaaggtgaaaaatccaaatgtctatcaactaatacacaaataaatggtgtcgtggggacgcctggggggctcagtcggtgaagcgtctgccttcggctccagtcacgatcccagggtccttgcatCAGACCCCGcatcaggtcccacatcaggcgccctgctcatggggcgcctgcttccccctcttttccctgctcatgctctcactcactacttctctctctcttaaacaaacagataaaatcttaaaaaaagggggggggcgtgTATCCATGCGATAGATATTAAGTGGCCATAAAAGGAACAAAGGACTACTGTTGCGTGCTACAACACGGACGGACCTTAAAGACCTCACTAAGCAGAAGAGGTTGGATCAAGCCCACTACCAGAGTCCACTATAAGAAATGACCAGCAAAGGCAAAtttagagagacagaagcagacgtAGTGGTGGTCTGGGGCTGGCTGTGTTCGGGAGAAATGGGGAGTCACTGCCCGAGAGCACAGGGTTTCTTTGTGTTCTGAAATTAGATCATGGTAACGGTTGCAGAGTTCTGTAAATATACCTCACACCACCCAACCGCACACTCTAAATGGGGGAACTTcatggtatttaaaattttacctcaGCAAAGCTgccacaaaaataaacagaaggattAAATAGAATCTTGAGGGTCTAAGAGCCCTCCTCACACTTCACAACACCAAGTCCAAAGCCATGACTCCTGTCAGCCCACAGCTTGGGCGCTAAGAGTATGACGCAGGCCCTACCCGTCTGCACAAACGTCTCTGTTCCGGACAGAAGTCCGATCCCACGCTGCGGAGCATCTGTGGTGACGTGGCCCAGGAAGGCACCTTCTCCTTCTTCACAGATAGCCTTCCCTTCTGTGCACAGCGGCACCGCCAGCCGCACCCAGAGCCGATCCCCGCCAGCCAGACAATGCTTCCCACGGCCACAGCCCCAGGCTCCACTGCCACGCCCGTCAAGGGCCAACAGCTGGGATCCGCAGGCTTGGAGCTCGGTGGTCCCTCTAGGTCTGGGGCACTGTGCCCGTCCTCCTGCTCAGGCCGCTCCCAGGCTTCCTCCAGCTCTCCGACCCCAGCCGCTGCTCGTGTGAGTCCAGGGGACCGTGATGTCACGCCACGTGATAAACGCAGCAGCGCATAACTTAACAGGCAACAGCACCCCCACAGGGGAGAAAACCAGTCCTGAGGGACAAGAAAATCTCGGACTTTACCAAGGTGCCAAATACACAGTCTATCTGTGCCGTGGTATTAAAATCTCACTGCAGGGAGAAGAGGCAGTCAGAAGCCCAGAAAGGTCAGCACAAGAAGAAAGGGTGAGAGCCGCAGGTCTGGTTTGCGCTCTCCTGCACACCAACGTGCAGGCAGCGAGGCCAGAGGCCTGGGGCGAGCCCGCGGCAGCCCACGCTGGGGACTCAGGGTGACATGAAGCACCCAGCTGGCCACGAATGGTCCTGATGATGCAGAGCAAACGTGCGCGGTACTTACCGTCCTCGAGTCGAGAAGGGAGCAACAGGCCTCTTCTGCCCAGTTCCGCCAACGCCAGACAGCCACCATGCCAGGCGTTGTCCGTCTCCTGAAAACTGAGACACACGGACAGCCTGAGCCTGCGACGTTCGTGCCGACTTCTCCCACCccgccctgggccctggggcctccCTAAAACCCCCTCGTGAGTCTCCCAACAGTCCGCTGGCTACGGAAGCAAAATATTGCAGCTTCATTAAAGGGAAGCACCGCATTCGGGCACTTCTCTTCAGATCTCCCAATGACAAGCACCGGTCCTAGGTGGGCTCCACATGCTGCCGACACGGAGCAGCTGCAGATGCGCGTCAGCGAGACACCCAGGCTCTGCACAGGGCTCCTGTCACAGCAGCGCGTGCCGGCTGACGACACACCCGGCGACTGACCCCATTCAAGGCACTAAACCTGGGGCCTCGTGGCACAGCGATTCTATCCAATTCCGGCCAGCCTATGTTAGCAGAAAGGGACAGGGAGACCGCTCTTCCTCCTCGCCTGACTTGAAGGAGAGATTCAACAGGGAGAATGAAATGCCATTCAGAGAACGGTTTTGCACTATTTGAAACACTGGCTTTTAATAAACAACTGTAATTAATTAAGTCGTAGTAAAATTGTACACTAATAAAATGTCTCCGGAAGTAGTTTGGGGCTCTCACTTCCAAGTGCGCCCCGGCACCACAGTTACTGAGAAGCGCTTCTTAGATTGGCAAGGGCTCTCCTGAGAGTTTCTCCACTTGGCTGCcaaaataaacatggaaataCACTTCACCAAAAGCAAGAGACGTTAAAGGGCTCTTTTCCTATTCTAAATCATCAAGTGATGACAAAGAAATGTTTACAAAAACCAGATAAACTGCACTCCTCGCTAGCAACAACACAGGAACAATCAGAAAGGACAGAGTGCAGGCCCCTCTGCTCACCCAACAGACGCTCGCAGAGTCCCGCCCAAGCGCACGGGCCCGCGGACACGCACTCCCTGAGACAGACAAAGGTGCTGCCCGGGCCCTCACCACCAACCAGTGCCAATTTCTACTgacaattataaatttttaagctACAGGTATTTTTCTAAGTGTCT from Mustela nigripes isolate SB6536 chromosome 16, MUSNIG.SB6536, whole genome shotgun sequence includes these protein-coding regions:
- the ZNF750 gene encoding zinc finger protein 750, with the translated sequence MSLLKERKPKKPHYIPRPPGKPFKYKCFQCPFTCNEKSHLFNHMKYGLCKNSITLLSEQDRAPKCPKANSLDPKQANQPDAAAKPASAQPVASGLPHFDAKLQQSLAKDDVKENLDLHARGPQRCPGQKPALHKEAAPLSPAPEAGRGTQPVLEGIARPSAFVPVGEHRLKGPERTGAPELLALPNPTAKATSFHTKSAFHAPGYPWKAGSPFLPPEFAHKIPATKGFGAISPYMQPTIPEYSPHFYTEHGLATIYSPYLLAGNSPECEAPLLSVYGAQDQRHLLPPPGPVPKHLNAPSAYDHYRFFQQYPSGLPIPYGFYRPESAFSSCGLRLPPVVGISRDQSSHLLEEAALLYPALSPSKSSPSSTHKKHTEFEKESPTPEAKDSSKDGQRDTEGTKMSPRAGSAATGSPGRPSPTNFTQTSQPCAELCSLSDKPTSSALGRLHQPEHSLTAFKPVKKSTERPHSQAPENRDDSAKSLDAMNGDAPAEAGSASRGPEATPSSPEDSSRTAPLNLSKKPEARAATHSPVYKDYAELQDMPLNLSVKDPCNVLTRRPSLHSPLREAEPATTAAHHTETGSSEDGPDHTPTDQTGPDAPEVPSTAPAPAAKAQDTRAVDSSDEQKQTAAVALCQLAAYSPGNVRGGAGEPTAPESTCQQDAPTPSTTESQEAPCDLRPRGQKRTSPREAGKSQQGTKKTKQSDTARVFTLRKRTRVS